The Nitrospirota bacterium genome includes a window with the following:
- a CDS encoding peroxiredoxin, which translates to MGLRLGDDAPNFTAETTEGRINFHEWLGNSWGILFSHPKDFTPVCTTELGYMARIKSEFEKRNVKVIAISVDPLDAHKGWTKDINETQNCTVNFPLIADPEKKVAMLYDMIHPNALDNMTVRSVFVIGPDKKIKLMITYPASCGRNFDELLRVVDSLQLTAKYKVATPVNWKDGEDCIITPAVNDEEAKTLFPKGFRAVKPYLRYTPQPNK; encoded by the coding sequence ATGGGACTGCGATTGGGAGATGACGCGCCGAATTTCACGGCGGAGACGACCGAGGGCAGGATCAATTTCCACGAATGGTTGGGGAACAGTTGGGGGATTCTCTTCTCGCATCCGAAGGATTTTACACCGGTCTGTACCACCGAACTGGGCTACATGGCGCGGATCAAGTCCGAGTTCGAGAAGCGGAACGTCAAAGTGATCGCGATCAGCGTGGACCCGCTGGACGCGCACAAGGGGTGGACCAAGGACATCAACGAAACCCAAAACTGCACGGTCAATTTCCCGTTGATCGCCGATCCGGAGAAAAAGGTGGCGATGCTCTACGACATGATCCATCCCAACGCGCTGGACAATATGACGGTGCGGTCGGTGTTCGTCATCGGACCTGACAAAAAGATCAAATTGATGATTACCTATCCCGCTTCGTGCGGCCGGAACTTCGACGAATTGTTGCGGGTGGTGGATTCGCTTCAGTTGACGGCCAAATATAAGGTGGCGACGCCGGTCAACTGGAAGGACGGGGAAGACTGCATCATCACGCCGGCGGTGAACGACGAGGAGGCCAAGACGCTCTTCCCAAAGGGTTTCCGCGCCGTGAAACCCTATCTGCGCTACACGCCGCAGCCAAACAAGTGA
- a CDS encoding radical SAM protein — protein sequence MTTPSLLLLIPPLTQLNTPYPSTAYLTGFLRSRGFAVAQADIGLEMVLGLFSRAGLEQVFDRIRLLHSDLPGEAQQMLALERAYLDSIDPVVSFLQGRDPSLASRICQGHFLPQGPRFSAGLDQVASPQTVPTFDRARRLASLYLEDLADLVRATVAPQFALSRYAEQVGTSASSFDPILHALAAPPSLTDELMLTALWCHIEETNPAVIGLTVPFPGNLYGAFRIAQTLKQRRPSVTMVLGGGYANTELRRLQDPRVFEYLDYVTLDDGERPLLCLLEHLAGKREDAELCRTFLRSSDRVVFRNGNREPDFGMAETGAPTYDGLPLTRYLSILDTLNPMHRLWSDGHWNKLTVAHGCYWKQCTFCDVGLDYISRYEAAPDKVLADRIEALIAETGRRGFHFVDEAAPPAGLKALALTLLERGVTITWWGNIRFEEAFTLDLCRLLAASGCVAVSAGLEAASDRLLEAMKKGITVAQAARVADAFRQAGVLVHAYLMYDCPGETVAETVESLERVRQLFAAGLIQSAFWHKFTATAHSPIGLAPEAHGIRITGPSFGGFAENDLTHEDRTGRAPAWLGEGLRHALFNYMEGRGLTADVRRWFDRPVPRPKVPWDWVDRALAEGSREEDDPTAERRLVWVGGEPVIERRGRTRSRLILPNRVEDADVRLSPGKAEWLATLIRTATPARTKRGEGYPLLRDVRARFPFGGPRVFDALLRSTAWQKARAVGLLLV from the coding sequence ATGACCACCCCGTCTCTCCTTCTGCTCATTCCGCCCTTGACCCAACTCAACACCCCGTACCCCTCGACCGCGTATCTGACCGGTTTTCTCCGATCTCGCGGGTTCGCGGTTGCGCAGGCCGACATCGGCCTCGAAATGGTGCTGGGTCTGTTCTCACGGGCCGGTCTCGAACAGGTCTTCGATCGGATTCGCCTGTTACATTCCGATTTGCCAGGCGAAGCCCAACAGATGCTCGCCCTGGAGCGGGCCTATCTGGATTCCATCGACCCAGTCGTGAGCTTTCTCCAAGGCCGCGACCCTTCTCTCGCGTCACGCATCTGTCAAGGTCACTTCCTCCCGCAGGGTCCTCGATTCTCGGCCGGCCTCGACCAGGTCGCGTCGCCGCAGACCGTGCCGACCTTCGATCGGGCTCGGCGCCTGGCCTCCCTGTATTTGGAGGACCTGGCCGACTTGGTCCGCGCCACCGTCGCTCCGCAATTCGCCTTGAGCCGCTATGCGGAACAGGTCGGCACGTCCGCCTCGTCGTTCGATCCGATTCTCCACGCCCTCGCCGCGCCGCCCAGTCTGACCGACGAACTGATGCTCACCGCGCTCTGGTGCCACATTGAAGAGACAAACCCGGCGGTTATCGGGCTTACAGTCCCCTTCCCCGGCAATCTCTACGGGGCGTTTCGCATCGCCCAGACGCTCAAACAGCGCCGCCCATCTGTCACGATGGTGCTCGGCGGCGGCTATGCCAACACGGAGTTGCGACGGCTCCAAGACCCCCGCGTGTTCGAGTATCTGGACTATGTCACGCTGGACGACGGCGAACGTCCGCTGCTCTGCCTGCTCGAACATCTGGCCGGCAAGCGCGAAGACGCCGAACTCTGCCGGACGTTCCTGCGGTCGAGCGATCGAGTGGTCTTCCGAAACGGAAACCGCGAACCGGACTTCGGGATGGCGGAAACGGGCGCGCCGACCTATGACGGCTTGCCGCTGACCCGGTATCTCTCGATCCTCGACACGCTGAATCCCATGCATCGGCTCTGGTCCGACGGGCACTGGAACAAGCTCACGGTAGCGCACGGCTGTTACTGGAAACAATGCACGTTCTGCGACGTGGGGTTGGACTACATCAGCCGGTATGAAGCCGCGCCGGACAAGGTCCTCGCCGATCGGATCGAGGCGCTGATCGCGGAAACCGGCCGGCGCGGGTTTCATTTCGTGGACGAGGCGGCGCCGCCCGCCGGTCTCAAGGCGCTGGCGTTGACGCTTTTGGAACGAGGCGTCACGATCACGTGGTGGGGCAACATCAGATTCGAGGAAGCCTTTACACTCGATCTGTGCCGGTTGTTGGCGGCCTCGGGTTGCGTCGCCGTCAGCGCCGGCCTGGAAGCCGCCTCGGACCGTTTGCTGGAGGCGATGAAGAAGGGCATCACCGTCGCGCAGGCGGCCCGTGTGGCCGACGCGTTTCGGCAGGCCGGCGTCCTCGTCCATGCTTACCTGATGTACGACTGCCCGGGAGAAACCGTCGCAGAAACCGTGGAGAGCCTCGAGCGAGTCCGCCAACTGTTCGCCGCCGGACTGATTCAGTCCGCCTTCTGGCACAAGTTCACCGCGACGGCCCATAGCCCGATCGGGCTGGCTCCGGAAGCCCACGGTATTCGCATCACCGGTCCGTCTTTCGGCGGGTTTGCGGAAAACGATCTGACGCACGAAGATCGGACCGGCCGGGCGCCCGCCTGGCTGGGCGAAGGACTGCGCCACGCGTTGTTCAACTACATGGAAGGACGGGGACTCACCGCCGATGTGCGCCGGTGGTTCGACCGGCCGGTCCCGCGGCCCAAGGTGCCGTGGGATTGGGTGGACCGGGCCCTTGCGGAAGGATCGCGCGAAGAAGATGACCCGACCGCCGAGCGGCGGCTTGTCTGGGTCGGAGGCGAGCCGGTCATCGAGCGACGCGGTCGCACTCGCTCCCGGCTGATCCTGCCCAATCGAGTCGAAGATGCCGACGTCAGACTTTCGCCCGGCAAAGCCGAGTGGCTAGCGACGTTGATCCGGACCGCGACGCCCGCGCGCACGAAACGCGGCGAGGGCTATCCTCTGCTCCGCGACGTGCGGGCCCGCTTCCCCTTCGGCGGGCCTCGGGTCTTTGATGCGCTGCTACGCTCGACCGCCTGGCAGAAAGCCAGAGCGGTCGGCCTCTTGCTCGTCTGA
- the msrB gene encoding peptide-methionine (R)-S-oxide reductase MsrB, whose protein sequence is MDQKKPVKAVSIPAQIVKVVKSDDEWRKLLTPEQYQVLRHEATERAFTGAYHDNKEPGVYLCAGCDLPLFSSQHKFDSGTGWPSFWQPIAPHVIGTKTDFKLFVPRTEVHCARCDGHQGHVFKDGPPPTGLRYCINSAALKFVPA, encoded by the coding sequence ATGGATCAGAAGAAACCCGTGAAAGCGGTGTCGATTCCGGCGCAGATCGTCAAGGTGGTCAAGTCGGACGACGAATGGAGGAAACTGCTCACGCCCGAGCAGTACCAGGTGCTGCGGCACGAGGCGACGGAACGGGCGTTTACCGGCGCCTATCACGACAACAAGGAGCCCGGCGTGTATCTGTGCGCGGGCTGCGACCTGCCGTTGTTCTCGTCGCAACACAAGTTCGACAGCGGCACCGGTTGGCCCAGCTTCTGGCAGCCGATCGCGCCCCACGTCATCGGGACCAAAACCGATTTCAAACTGTTCGTGCCGCGGACCGAAGTCCACTGCGCAAGGTGCGACGGCCACCAGGGACACGTGTTCAAAGACGGCCCGCCGCCGACCGGGCTGCGGTATTGCATCAACTCGGCGGCGCTGAAGTTCGTGCCGGCGTAA
- a CDS encoding response regulator: MAALSKEPQASTGMHAPSTTVLVVDDERAICCLTGWMLEKQGYRVLRAVDGEEAIRTFQAHAGAVHLLVADIVMPRMSGPVLAQQLRVLCPTLPVLFTSGIVSAKNFEGIMGGWFLPKPYTQEVLAEKVHEVIKRSA; encoded by the coding sequence ATGGCTGCTTTATCGAAAGAGCCGCAGGCTTCGACCGGGATGCATGCTCCCTCCACAACGGTTCTGGTGGTGGATGACGAGCGGGCGATCTGCTGCCTGACCGGATGGATGCTGGAAAAGCAGGGTTACCGGGTCCTGCGGGCGGTTGATGGAGAGGAAGCCATCCGAACGTTTCAGGCTCATGCAGGAGCTGTTCATCTCCTGGTGGCTGATATTGTCATGCCCCGCATGAGCGGCCCCGTGCTGGCCCAGCAGCTTCGGGTCCTGTGCCCGACCCTCCCGGTCCTCTTTACGTCAGGGATCGTCTCGGCGAAAAACTTCGAAGGGATCATGGGCGGCTGGTTTCTTCCGAAGCCGTACACGCAAGAGGTGTTGGCCGAAAAAGTCCACGAAGTCATCAAACGCTCCGCGTAA
- the lon gene encoding endopeptidase La gives MNDEAVLLQLPVLPIKRTVLFPGVMMPLTVGRARSVAAVEAAMKTEEKTLLIVAQRDPQTEEPGLDDLYPIGTKAVIKQVGRAPEGVLHVLVQGLDRAVLLKLEQTEPFMLARVRHSPVAEDSGTEVEALHRAIQDLMTDLPKLIQSPGIQEAVTALRNEDDPVALAYRIASFLNLTVEGEQQLLEAQTRSDLLRGLYAALSREIQIFQLREKIASEAQAKIGKTQREYILREQLKAIQQELGESESEESEVAHLKKQIQEADLPDHVRKEAEREVARLAKIPPASPDHQVIRSYLELVLELPWKKASQDSLDLARVRQVLDEDHYGIKEVKERIVEHLAVLKLNPGAKAPILCLVGPPGVGKTSLGQSIARAMGRTFERFSLGGVHDEAELRGHRRTYVGALPGRIIQAIRRAGVNNPVLMLDEVDKMGRDFRGDPAAALLEILDPAQNHTFRDHYLDLPFDLSKVFFITTANTLDPISQPLLDRMEVIRLPGYSEREKLEIAVRYLWPRRLKEAGLQPELVALPNDVIEHIISRYTREAGVRQLEQMLGRLTRKVALKFADQPDDHPREPVTIVKEQLNDWLGSERFMPEEARKQLPPGVATGLAWTPTGGDVLYVETSLLPGSHELTLTGQLGDVMQESARAARSYLWAHAEAMGLDISRFKRNGVHIHVPSGAIPKDGPSAGITMATALASAYVGTPVRSDTAMTGEISLSGLVLPVGGIKEKILAAHRAGIKRIVLPKANEKDLKDVPEEVRQDLEFILVEKIEEVLQAAFASRPDTSAAREPTEGVEPAVGLPA, from the coding sequence ATGAACGATGAAGCGGTCCTGCTGCAATTGCCCGTCCTGCCGATCAAACGCACCGTCCTGTTTCCCGGCGTCATGATGCCTCTGACGGTCGGGCGGGCGCGGTCCGTCGCCGCGGTGGAAGCGGCCATGAAGACGGAAGAGAAGACGCTTCTGATCGTGGCTCAACGCGATCCGCAGACGGAAGAGCCCGGTCTCGACGATCTCTATCCCATCGGGACGAAAGCGGTCATCAAGCAAGTCGGCCGCGCGCCGGAAGGCGTCCTGCATGTGCTGGTTCAGGGACTCGACCGTGCCGTGCTGTTGAAACTCGAACAGACCGAGCCCTTCATGCTCGCCCGCGTCCGGCACTCGCCGGTGGCGGAGGATTCCGGCACGGAGGTGGAGGCGTTGCATCGGGCCATCCAGGACCTCATGACGGATCTGCCGAAGCTCATCCAATCGCCCGGGATTCAGGAAGCCGTCACGGCGCTACGGAATGAAGACGACCCGGTGGCGCTCGCCTATCGTATCGCGTCGTTCCTCAACCTCACCGTGGAAGGGGAGCAACAGTTGCTGGAAGCGCAGACCCGGTCGGACTTGCTCCGCGGACTCTACGCCGCTCTGTCGCGGGAAATTCAGATTTTCCAACTGCGCGAGAAAATCGCCAGCGAAGCCCAGGCCAAGATCGGCAAGACGCAGCGCGAGTACATCCTGCGCGAGCAGTTGAAGGCGATCCAGCAGGAGTTGGGCGAATCGGAGAGCGAAGAAAGCGAGGTCGCGCACCTCAAGAAGCAGATCCAGGAGGCCGATCTTCCCGACCACGTGCGGAAAGAAGCAGAACGCGAGGTCGCGCGGCTCGCAAAGATTCCGCCGGCTTCGCCGGACCATCAGGTGATCCGCAGCTATCTGGAGCTGGTCCTCGAGCTGCCTTGGAAAAAGGCGTCGCAAGACAGCCTCGATCTTGCCCGCGTGCGCCAGGTCCTGGATGAGGACCATTACGGGATTAAAGAGGTCAAGGAACGCATCGTCGAGCACCTGGCGGTGTTGAAACTCAATCCCGGCGCGAAAGCGCCGATCCTCTGTCTGGTCGGCCCGCCGGGTGTGGGCAAGACCAGCCTGGGCCAGTCCATCGCGCGGGCGATGGGCCGGACTTTCGAGCGGTTCAGTCTCGGCGGCGTCCACGACGAAGCCGAACTGCGCGGCCACCGTCGGACCTACGTCGGCGCGTTGCCCGGCCGGATCATTCAGGCCATCCGTCGGGCCGGCGTGAACAATCCGGTGCTGATGCTGGATGAAGTGGACAAGATGGGCCGCGACTTCCGGGGCGACCCGGCGGCCGCGCTGTTGGAAATCCTCGACCCGGCGCAGAATCACACGTTCCGGGATCATTACCTGGATCTGCCGTTCGATCTGTCGAAGGTCTTCTTCATCACGACGGCGAACACGCTCGATCCGATCAGCCAGCCTCTGCTGGATCGGATGGAAGTGATCCGCCTGCCGGGCTACAGCGAACGGGAAAAGCTGGAGATCGCGGTCCGCTATCTCTGGCCGAGGCGGCTGAAGGAAGCCGGCCTGCAACCGGAACTCGTCGCGTTGCCGAACGACGTGATCGAGCACATCATCAGCCGCTACACCCGGGAGGCGGGCGTGCGGCAACTGGAGCAGATGCTCGGCCGGTTGACGAGGAAGGTGGCGTTGAAGTTCGCCGATCAGCCGGACGACCACCCGCGCGAGCCGGTCACGATTGTAAAGGAGCAGCTCAACGACTGGCTCGGCTCCGAACGGTTCATGCCCGAAGAGGCGCGCAAGCAGCTTCCGCCCGGCGTGGCGACGGGCTTGGCCTGGACGCCGACCGGCGGAGACGTGCTGTACGTCGAGACCAGCCTGCTCCCGGGCAGTCACGAGTTGACGCTGACCGGACAGTTGGGCGACGTGATGCAGGAATCCGCGCGAGCGGCGCGCAGCTACCTGTGGGCCCATGCCGAGGCGATGGGGCTGGACATCTCCCGCTTCAAGCGGAACGGGGTCCATATTCATGTGCCGTCCGGCGCGATCCCTAAGGACGGCCCGTCCGCCGGCATCACGATGGCCACGGCCTTGGCGTCGGCCTACGTCGGCACGCCGGTCCGCAGCGATACGGCCATGACCGGGGAGATCAGCCTGAGCGGGTTGGTGCTGCCGGTCGGCGGGATCAAGGAAAAGATCCTGGCGGCGCACCGGGCCGGCATCAAGCGCATCGTCCTGCCCAAGGCCAACGAGAAGGACCTGAAGGACGTGCCGGAAGAAGTGCGGCAGGATCTTGAGTTCATTCTGGTGGAGAAGATCGAGGAAGTGCTGCAGGCCGCGTTCGCGTCGCGGCCTGACACCTCCGCCGCTCGCGAACCGACGGAAGGCGTCGAACCGGCGGTCGGTCTGCCGGCGTGA
- a CDS encoding THUMP domain-containing protein, whose product MDSTIHRFFAPCPRGLEPVLAEELRGLGAQSVTQTPGGIGFTGPFTLCYRANLDSRIASRMLWRICDAPYHTEQDIYEAASAVRWEDWISSRRTIKVKVSAQHCPLKSLDFVTLRIKDAVCDRFRAIGQGRPGVETRQPDVRIDAFLDRTTLTLYLDTSGEPLFKRGLRQSATEAPLRENLAAGILKFAGWTPEQVLLDPMCGGGTIPMEAAMMARDIAPGLGRHFAFERLQNYDGKLWSRLCEDRRAQQRDKADAAIFASDRDAGAVRVAEANLKASGLAGSVRLAQADILALSAPADTGLIVTNPPYGVRIGDEGRLAAFYPRLGDALKRRFPGWTAYLFSGDLRLPKLIGLAPSRRIPLFNGALECRMYEFKLVRGTNRRKAVLPAG is encoded by the coding sequence ATGGATAGCACAATCCATCGATTCTTTGCACCTTGCCCGCGAGGACTCGAACCGGTGCTCGCGGAAGAATTGCGAGGACTCGGGGCGCAATCTGTGACTCAGACGCCGGGCGGTATCGGCTTTACGGGGCCGTTCACGCTGTGTTACCGTGCGAATCTGGACAGCCGTATCGCCAGCCGCATGTTGTGGCGGATTTGCGACGCCCCCTACCACACCGAGCAGGACATCTACGAGGCCGCATCGGCGGTCCGCTGGGAGGATTGGATTTCTTCGCGCCGCACGATCAAGGTCAAAGTCAGCGCCCAACACTGCCCTCTCAAAAGCCTCGACTTCGTCACGCTGCGTATCAAAGACGCCGTCTGTGATCGATTCAGAGCGATCGGTCAAGGACGGCCCGGCGTGGAGACCCGACAGCCGGATGTCCGTATCGACGCGTTTCTCGACCGGACGACCTTGACGTTGTACCTGGACACATCCGGCGAGCCGCTCTTCAAGCGGGGCCTGCGGCAGAGCGCGACCGAGGCGCCGCTGCGGGAGAATCTGGCGGCGGGGATTTTGAAATTTGCCGGCTGGACGCCGGAGCAGGTTTTGCTCGACCCGATGTGCGGCGGCGGGACGATTCCCATGGAGGCGGCGATGATGGCGCGCGATATCGCGCCAGGCCTCGGCCGGCATTTCGCCTTCGAACGGCTGCAGAACTACGACGGCAAGCTCTGGAGTCGCCTCTGCGAGGACAGGCGGGCGCAGCAACGTGACAAGGCTGACGCGGCGATCTTTGCCAGCGACCGCGACGCCGGGGCCGTTCGGGTCGCAGAAGCCAACCTGAAAGCCTCCGGTCTTGCCGGCTCCGTCCGGCTTGCCCAAGCGGACATCCTGGCCCTAAGCGCACCGGCCGACACCGGCCTGATCGTCACGAATCCTCCCTACGGAGTGCGGATAGGCGATGAAGGTCGGCTTGCCGCGTTCTATCCGAGGCTCGGCGACGCGTTGAAGCGCCGTTTTCCCGGCTGGACCGCCTATCTCTTTTCCGGCGATCTTCGCCTGCCCAAACTGATCGGGCTCGCCCCCTCCCGCCGCATCCCGCTCTTCAACGGCGCCCTCGAATGCCGGATGTACGAATTCAAACTGGTGCGTGGCACCAACAGACGGAAAGCCGTCCTGCCAGCCGGATGA
- a CDS encoding RuBisCO large subunit C-terminal-like domain-containing protein, with the protein MTSDPQTTLSGTRFHVAYHVRGPEAEARAKADLICIDQTVEAPEEILPAGTIRDEILGRIEGFRSLGADRHEAVISFPVELLTDDCSQLLNVVFGISSLKPGVRVTEISLPEQVLQGRPGPRFGRIGLRVLVDVPDRPLVCGVLKPLGLSPAALADLAYQFALGGLDLVKDDQSLGDQPFCPFRERVQRCAEAVAKANRETGRNCLYVPHVSGPWETMHERCLIAEKAGAGGLLICPGLTGYDGLRLIAQDDGIGLPILSHPAMLGTYYVDPDSGIAPPVLFGRLPRLAGADASIYPTFGLDFPITRDECRHIAAVTAVPWGRLKPIFPTAAGRMGFDRIKDMRDLYGDDVLFILGSSIQRDTDGLVKACRRFIQAVGGQV; encoded by the coding sequence ATGACTTCCGATCCGCAGACAACACTCTCCGGAACACGCTTTCATGTCGCCTACCACGTGCGAGGTCCGGAGGCGGAAGCTCGGGCCAAGGCGGATCTGATCTGCATCGATCAGACGGTGGAAGCGCCGGAGGAAATCCTGCCGGCCGGCACGATTCGCGACGAGATTCTTGGACGGATCGAAGGTTTCCGTTCTCTCGGCGCCGACCGGCACGAGGCCGTGATCAGCTTTCCCGTTGAGCTGCTGACCGACGACTGTTCGCAACTTCTCAACGTGGTCTTTGGAATCAGCAGCCTGAAGCCGGGCGTCCGGGTGACAGAGATCTCGCTCCCCGAACAAGTCCTGCAAGGACGGCCCGGCCCCCGCTTCGGCCGGATCGGCTTGCGCGTGTTGGTCGACGTTCCCGACCGGCCTCTCGTCTGCGGCGTACTGAAACCCTTGGGCCTTTCACCCGCCGCCCTCGCCGACCTGGCCTATCAGTTTGCGCTCGGCGGGCTCGACCTCGTTAAGGACGACCAAAGCCTGGGCGACCAGCCGTTCTGTCCCTTTCGCGAACGAGTGCAACGTTGCGCCGAGGCGGTCGCCAAAGCCAATCGAGAAACCGGACGAAATTGCCTCTACGTACCCCATGTAAGCGGACCGTGGGAGACGATGCATGAGCGCTGCTTGATCGCCGAAAAAGCCGGGGCGGGCGGGCTGCTGATCTGTCCGGGACTGACCGGGTACGACGGGCTCCGCCTCATCGCGCAGGACGACGGGATCGGGCTGCCCATCCTCAGTCACCCCGCGATGTTGGGCACGTACTACGTTGATCCCGACAGCGGCATCGCGCCTCCGGTATTGTTCGGCCGACTGCCCCGCCTCGCCGGCGCCGACGCCAGCATCTACCCGACCTTCGGGCTGGACTTTCCCATCACCCGGGACGAGTGCCGGCACATCGCCGCCGTGACCGCCGTTCCGTGGGGCCGTCTCAAGCCGATCTTCCCGACCGCCGCAGGGCGGATGGGATTCGATCGGATCAAGGACATGCGCGACCTTTACGGCGACGACGTGCTGTTCATCTTGGGAAGCAGCATCCAGCGTGATACGGATGGATTGGTGAAAGCTTGTCGCAGGTTCATCCAAGCAGTCGGAGGACAGGTGTAG
- a CDS encoding cyclase family protein — protein sequence MQMKGIWLIGLFMMAWPCMVSAQIDESKLVDLTHPFDEHTVAWPTNKPFSWEKTSWGMTPGGYWYASADFATSEHGGTHIDAPIHFGQGRLPVDEIPLRKLVGPAVVIDVTKVVEQDRDYRLTVADIAAWERRHGRIPDGAIVVLRTGWARYWPDRKKYFGTDTPHDPATLHFPGFSKEAAEFLLTERRIDGVGIDTASIDYGQSRDFIVHRILNGADVYGLENIANLDKLPPTGAMLIALPIKIKGGTGGPVRIIAILP from the coding sequence ATGCAAATGAAGGGCATATGGCTCATTGGGTTGTTCATGATGGCATGGCCTTGCATGGTGTCGGCGCAGATCGACGAGAGCAAGCTGGTCGATCTCACCCATCCTTTCGACGAACACACCGTGGCCTGGCCGACGAATAAGCCGTTCTCATGGGAGAAGACGTCGTGGGGCATGACGCCGGGCGGGTACTGGTACGCCTCCGCCGACTTCGCTACCTCGGAACACGGCGGGACGCACATCGATGCGCCGATCCATTTCGGCCAGGGCCGTCTGCCCGTGGACGAGATTCCGCTGCGGAAACTGGTCGGTCCTGCTGTGGTGATCGACGTCACGAAGGTTGTCGAACAGGACCGGGACTACCGGTTGACGGTGGCGGACATCGCGGCCTGGGAGCGGCGTCACGGGCGCATCCCCGACGGCGCGATCGTTGTCCTGCGAACCGGGTGGGCCAGGTATTGGCCGGACCGGAAAAAGTATTTCGGGACCGACACGCCGCATGATCCCGCGACGCTTCATTTTCCCGGTTTCTCGAAGGAAGCCGCGGAATTTCTGCTCACGGAGCGAAGGATCGACGGTGTCGGCATCGATACGGCCAGCATCGACTATGGGCAGTCCCGCGATTTCATCGTGCACCGGATTCTCAACGGCGCCGACGTATATGGCCTCGAAAACATCGCCAACCTCGACAAGCTGCCGCCCACCGGGGCCATGCTGATCGCGCTGCCGATCAAGATCAAGGGCGGCACCGGCGGGCCGGTGCGGATCATCGCCATCCTGCCGTAG
- a CDS encoding MBL fold metallo-hydrolase → MRTLTQLFTGFLCVWMFLVPDAVAAQESKPTDELTKLAEDVFLFRHKAHKALVVVTADGVIATDPISVEAATWLKAELKKFTAKPVRYVIYSHDHADHITGGTVFADTAVFVSHWRARQDILEKKQADTPVPELTFTDRLFIDLGGKHVEVIHVGRNHSDNSVVLLLPQERLLFAVDFIPVEAVAYRRMRDSYPEEWIESLRRVEQLDFDVLAPGHGPVGRKEHVQMFREYLEDLLREVRQAVLKGMTLEEAKQTIRLPKYEKWNGYPDWFLENIEAMYQYLSIH, encoded by the coding sequence ATGCGTACACTAACACAACTTTTTACGGGCTTTCTCTGTGTCTGGATGTTTCTGGTTCCTGACGCCGTGGCGGCGCAGGAATCCAAACCGACCGACGAACTGACGAAGCTGGCCGAGGACGTCTTTCTCTTCCGGCACAAAGCGCACAAGGCGCTGGTGGTCGTGACGGCGGACGGCGTGATCGCGACGGACCCGATCAGCGTAGAGGCCGCGACCTGGCTCAAGGCGGAACTCAAAAAGTTCACGGCGAAACCGGTGCGCTATGTCATTTACAGCCACGACCATGCCGACCACATCACGGGCGGCACCGTGTTCGCGGACACGGCCGTTTTCGTCAGCCACTGGAGAGCCAGGCAGGATATTCTGGAAAAGAAGCAAGCCGATACGCCCGTGCCGGAGTTGACCTTCACCGACCGGCTCTTCATCGATCTGGGCGGAAAACATGTGGAGGTGATCCACGTCGGCCGGAACCATTCGGACAACAGCGTGGTGCTCTTGCTGCCTCAGGAACGGTTGCTCTTTGCCGTGGACTTCATTCCGGTGGAAGCCGTCGCCTATCGGCGCATGCGCGATTCCTATCCCGAAGAGTGGATCGAGTCGCTCAGGCGGGTCGAGCAGTTGGATTTCGATGTCCTCGCTCCGGGTCACGGCCCGGTCGGCCGCAAGGAGCATGTGCAGATGTTCCGGGAATACCTCGAAGACCTGTTGAGGGAGGTGCGCCAGGCGGTGTTGAAAGGGATGACCCTGGAAGAAGCCAAACAGACCATCCGCCTGCCGAAATATGAAAAGTGGAACGGCTATCCAGACTGGTTCCTCGAGAACATCGAGGCGATGTACCAGTACCTCTCCATACACTGA
- a CDS encoding DNA-3-methyladenine glycosylase I — protein sequence MKTRCEWAKTELMTRYHDEEWGMPVHDDRRLFEFLILEGAQAGLSWETILKKRGAYRAAFDGFDAKAVAEYDGKKIRRLLTDPGIVRNRLKIAAAIDNAKAFLQVQREFGSFDAYVWQFVGGKPKVNRRRSLKEIPARTRESDAMSKDLTRRGFRFVGSTICYAFMQAVGMVNDHTVRCFRYKQLRSRV from the coding sequence ATGAAAACCCGCTGCGAGTGGGCGAAGACCGAGCTGATGACTCGGTATCACGACGAGGAATGGGGCATGCCGGTCCACGACGATCGGCGGCTGTTCGAGTTTCTGATTCTTGAAGGCGCTCAGGCGGGATTGAGCTGGGAGACGATTCTGAAAAAGCGGGGCGCGTACCGCGCCGCCTTCGATGGGTTCGACGCCAAAGCCGTAGCCGAGTATGACGGGAAGAAAATCCGGCGGCTGCTGACCGATCCGGGCATCGTCCGCAACCGGCTCAAGATCGCGGCTGCGATCGACAACGCCAAAGCCTTCCTGCAAGTGCAACGGGAGTTCGGCAGTTTCGACGCCTACGTCTGGCAATTCGTCGGCGGCAAACCCAAGGTCAACCGCCGGCGGTCGCTGAAGGAGATTCCCGCCCGTACGCGTGAATCGGACGCGATGAGCAAGGACCTCACACGACGAGGATTTCGATTCGTCGGCTCGACCATCTGTTATGCCTTCATGCAGGCGGTCGGGATGGTCAACGACCACACGGTCCGCTGCTTCCGGTACAAGCAGCTACGTTCCCGGGTGTGA